The following is a genomic window from bacterium.
GACGATATCGGCACCATACTCGGAACGGGAGATAATGTGCTTCAGATGTATTACAATTTGGGGGCGATCTTTTCGACCCCGTCCGTTACCGGCGATGCGATCTACCTTACATCTGCCGATGGCTATCTTTATTGCCTGAAACGGCCGTGATAAATATAGAATTAATCTTCATTTGAAATAAAGTTAAGGAATTGTATATTGAAAAAAAGCATGACGGCACAAGAACTGATGATATGCTGACAACAAACAAACGTCTGAACCATGAGAGATTTCATAAAAAAGATCCTGCGTAAATGCCCCTGCTACCGAGCTCCGAAGTTCACATTGAACGCGGACGATATCGAAGGCGACCTTCATTTACGTTGAACTGCACGCCAACTTGTGTGTTTTATAAAACACAAAATTTTAGTTGCTCAAGAGAGCTTTTTTCTTTACTATGATCAAGATTCTCATTTCCAATCAACATTGAAGGTTACATGAAATTTTTGAACACTTCCCATTCGGAGTTTTTCTCCGTACTTAGAAAACGTGTGGATGAGTATTTTGTCGCGCACAATATCAGTAAATATGCCAATGCTACCATGGTTATTAAAACCATTGTAATGCTATGCATGCTGTATATCCCTTATACGCTGGTTGTTTCTGAGACGGTACCCGTTTGGCTCATGCTTTTGTTTACCGTGCTCATGGGCGCAGGAACCGCCGGCATCGGCATGAGCGTAATGCATGATGCCAATCACGGCGCCTACTCGCGTCATGCTTTTATCAATAAAATTTTTGGGTATACCATTAATATCGTTGGCGGCAACGCTCATACCTGGAAGCTCCAGCATAATATCCTTCATCATACGTACACCAATATTCCTGATATGGACGAAGATCTGCAGAGCAACCTTTTTCTTAGGTTTTCGGAACATGCGCCGGTACGTATAACCCAGCGATTTCAATACACGTACGCTTTTTTATTTTATGCATTGCTCACGGTAAATTGGTTCGTGGCGAAAGACTTTATCCAGCTTTTCCGCTATCACCGCAAAGGAGTTCAAACAGATAAGAAAACCAGTATGACAAAAGAGTTTTCAATTATTCTTGGGACAAAAATATTGTACTTCGGTTATATGCTCGCCATCCCTCTTATCGTGATGGACCTTCCGTGGTGGCAAATACTTATCGGATTCATGGTCATGCAGTTCACTACCGGATTTATTCTGTCGCTAATTTTCCAATTGGCGCATGTGGTAGAAGGCACTCACCAGCCTGCGCCCGACAAAAACGGGAATATTGAAAATGCATGGGCGGTTCATCAGATGTATACGACTGCAAATTTTGCAAGGAATAATAAGTTCCTGTCATGGTACATCGGAGGATTAAATTTTCAGATTGAGCACCATCTTTTTCACGGTATTTGTCACGTGCACTATCCTGAAATATCGAAGATCGTGGAACAAACCGCAGAGGAGTTTAAAGTGCCTTACATTCAAAACCGTACGTTTTTCGGCGCAGTAGCTTCTCACTTGCGTACGTTAAAAAAATTAGGAAAAGGCGAAGCGCTTGCCGCATAAATTGGTTTTTATCCGTTTTGAAGTACAAATATTTAAAGTCACACCAGCAGGTGGTGTGGCTTTTTTTGTAAATAACCCCATTTACTCTCGGTACAACGGTAGTGTAATTAATTAAGAAGTTCTCGATTTACAAAATTGAACCGGATTCAAAGTGACCACTAAACTCTCATGGAAATTTCCAGGTACATTCTGGACAGCTAATACAGTCGAACTTTTTGAACGCGCGGCCTATTACGGCGTTTTTATTGCCATGACACTCTACCTGTCCGATATTGTCGGATTTGACGATATAGATGCCGCCTGGATCAGCGGCTTTTTTTCTGCCGGAACTTTCTTCCTGCCGCCCTTTACCGGCGCCATTGCAGACAAAATAGGATTTAGAAAATCGATACTTCTTGCATTCAGTTTATTATCCGTAGGCTATTTTTCTCTCGGCGCCTTACCTTATAAAACAACCGTGATCCCTTCGATTATCATTCTCATGTTTGGCGCTTCTTTTATAAAGGCTATCATTACCGGCACCGTTGCCCAGACCACCGACACGAACAACCGCGCGCGCGCGTATTCCATATTCTACGCCATGGTCAATATCGGTTCTTTTTCCGGTAAGACGATCGCCTATCCCTTAAGGATCAATTTAGGATTAGAATCAATCAATTATTTCTCCGCCGTACTGTGTTTTGTAGCGCTTATCGTCGTTTTCTTTTTTTACAAAAATTTCAAAGTGGAGGAATCGACAAAAACGATGTCCGAAGTTTGGCGTTCTTTCCTGAAAGTCGTAACCAACGTGCGCCTGCTTATGCTTATTGTCATCGTAACGGGTTTCTGGATCATTCAGCAGCAGATGTACGCCACCATGCCGAAGTACGTATTACGAACGGTTGGCAATCACGCCTCGCCTGAATGGATATCCAATGTCAACCCGCTGGTTGTCATGACGTCGGTACTGATTATTACCCATTGGATGAAAAACGTTAAGGCCATTGTTTCGATGAACGTAGGAATGCTCCTCATGCCGATATCTGCCCTGCTTATGGCATCCAGTCCGATTTTGTATTCTATTTACGGCAACTCGGTTCCGTTGATCGGAAGTTTTTCCGCGCATCCCGTAACCATAATGCTCATTGCAGGTATTGTTGTGCAGGCATTAGCGGAAAGTTTTATTTCCCCGAGGTATTTTGAATTTTTTTCTCTTCAGGCTCCGAAAGGAGAGGAAGGTTTATATTTAGGATTCGGCCACCTGCATTCCTTTCTGGCGTCTATTTTAGGTTTCGGACTCTCCGGTTATTTGCTCACCATCTATTGTCCTGACCCGCACACTTTGACGCCCGATAAAATGTCTACCGCTTATGTCGACGCTAATTATATTTGGTACTATTTTGCTGTTATCGGATTATTAGCCGCAGTCGCATTATTTATTTATGAAAAAATTGTTTCAAAGAGTTCTACAAAAGCGTAAATTGTCCTGAATAAAACAGGAGTTCGCGCGTATGAAGAACCTATTCAATGTTTTTCTCATTCTGAGCCTTGTATGTTTTTCACCTCTCCAAAGCCAAAAAAAATCACCCGACCTTAAATCGTTAGACCGGTATATCGAAAAGGCACTGAAAGACTGGGATGTGCCCGGACTGGCCATCGCCATTGTCAAAGACGATTCCGTGGTCTTTGCAAAGGGCTACGGTGTAAAGACGATTGGCAGGAACGAGCCGGTGGATACACACACCTTATTTGCCATCGCATCACTTTCAAAGGCATTTACGAGCGCTTCCTTGGGCATGCTCGTCGAGGAAGGAAAACTCAAGTGGAACGATAAGGTAACGAATTTTGTTCCGTACTTTCAGCTTTACGATCCTTACGCAACGCGTGAAATGACCGTGCGCGATCTGTTATGCCACCGAAGCGGCCTTGTGACGTTCGGCGGCGATCTTATTTGGTACGGCACTAACTATTCACGTAAGGAAGTGATCGAGCGAATCCGTTTTCTTAAACCGAAATATAGTTTTCGTTCGGCCTACGGTTATCAAAATATCATGTTCATTACTGCCGGAGAAGTTCTCCTGAACATTACCGGGAAGACTTGGGATGAATTCGTCAAGGAAAGAATTTTCAACCCGCTCGGAATGAATGAAACGAACACCAGCGTGACATCCTCATTCACCAACATAGCCACGCCGCACACGGAGTATAATGGTAAATTGATTACCATTCCTTACCGTAATGTCGACAACTGCGGATCCGCCGCCGCGATCAACTCCAACGTATCCGATCTTTCAAAATGGATGAAAATGTGGCTCAGCAGTGATTCCGGTAAATCATTGATAAGCAGCCCGACAAAACACGAAATTTGGACGCCGCATACGATTATCCCTGTTTCCGAAGCTTCAATGAAAAACATCCCGTCACGTCATTTTTCATCTGCGGCTTTAGGATGGTTTGCTTTCGATTATCAGGGAAAGAAAATTCTCGATCACGGCGGAGGTATGGATGGAATGATCTCAAAAATATGTTTGGTTCCGGAAGATAATATCGGATTTGTTATTCTAACGAACAGCATATCGGGATTGTCGTCCGCTCTCCAGTATAAAATATTGGATCTCTATCTGGGAGGTAAGGATCGTGACTGGTGCGGAGAACGATTAAAAATCGTTAAAGAGTACAAAACAAAACAACTAGCCGCTGATATGAAAAAGCAAGACGAGCGTGCCAAAAACACGAAGCCGTCGCTGCCTCTTGAGCAATATACCGGTCTTTATGGCGGCCCGATGTACGGCAATGTCAAAGTTGATTTAGAAAATGGAAATTTACTTGCACGATTCCTGCCAACGGCTTCGTTTGTCGGTGACATGAGACATTGGCATTACAATACATTTGAGATCGAATTGCGCGACCCTAACCTGCCCAAGGGTATGGTTAATTTTATTTTGGATGCCGACGGTAAGGTTACGGAAATGAAAGTAGATATTCCGAATCCGGATTTTGATTTTACGGAGTTGGAACTTAAACGCTTACCCGGCTCGAAATAATATGGACGCTTACATCTCCCTTTTTTTTCAATCCTTTGTGGATTATTGGAACTATTTATCCGATGCGGTCACACAGCCTGAATTGCATAATTTCTTCTACGCATTAATTGGGATTTCACTATTTTTCTATTCCTTGGAACTCCTAATGCCATGGAGAAAGAACCAACCAAAGATCAGAAAAGATTTCTGGCTCGACGGCTTTTACATGTTTTTTAATTTCTTTATTTTTTCTCTCATCGGTTATTATGCCGTCTCCAATGTATTTTCAAAAGCTTTTAATGATTTCCTTTCTTTGTTCGGTATTCACAACCTGGTCGCCATTCAGATCCAGTCATTCCCGGTGTGGGGGCAATGGCTGACGCTGTTTCTGCTCCGTGATTTTATACACTGGAATATTCACCGTCTCCTGCATCGATCTTCATTTCTATGGGAATTTCACAAAGTGCATCACTCGGTGGAGCAAATGGGTTTTGCAGCTCACCTGCGGTATCATTGGATGGAGACGGTAGTTTACCGGACCCTTGAGTATATACCGCTGGGAATGATCGGTTTCGGTATTCAGGATTTCTATATCGTTCATATTTTCGCCATATCGGTAGGCCATTTTAATCATTCAAATATCTCTATTCCACTGGGACCGTTAAAATATATTTTCAACAATCCGCAAATGCATATTTGGCACCATGCAAAAACAATCCCTGATCCCAACGGAGTGAATTTCGGATTAACTCTCAGCATCTGGGATTACCTCTTCAAAACGTCGTGGATACCAAAGGACGGCAGAGACGAAGC
Proteins encoded in this region:
- a CDS encoding acyl-CoA desaturase; its protein translation is MKFLNTSHSEFFSVLRKRVDEYFVAHNISKYANATMVIKTIVMLCMLYIPYTLVVSETVPVWLMLLFTVLMGAGTAGIGMSVMHDANHGAYSRHAFINKIFGYTINIVGGNAHTWKLQHNILHHTYTNIPDMDEDLQSNLFLRFSEHAPVRITQRFQYTYAFLFYALLTVNWFVAKDFIQLFRYHRKGVQTDKKTSMTKEFSIILGTKILYFGYMLAIPLIVMDLPWWQILIGFMVMQFTTGFILSLIFQLAHVVEGTHQPAPDKNGNIENAWAVHQMYTTANFARNNKFLSWYIGGLNFQIEHHLFHGICHVHYPEISKIVEQTAEEFKVPYIQNRTFFGAVASHLRTLKKLGKGEALAA
- a CDS encoding peptide MFS transporter: MTLYLSDIVGFDDIDAAWISGFFSAGTFFLPPFTGAIADKIGFRKSILLAFSLLSVGYFSLGALPYKTTVIPSIIILMFGASFIKAIITGTVAQTTDTNNRARAYSIFYAMVNIGSFSGKTIAYPLRINLGLESINYFSAVLCFVALIVVFFFYKNFKVEESTKTMSEVWRSFLKVVTNVRLLMLIVIVTGFWIIQQQMYATMPKYVLRTVGNHASPEWISNVNPLVVMTSVLIITHWMKNVKAIVSMNVGMLLMPISALLMASSPILYSIYGNSVPLIGSFSAHPVTIMLIAGIVVQALAESFISPRYFEFFSLQAPKGEEGLYLGFGHLHSFLASILGFGLSGYLLTIYCPDPHTLTPDKMSTAYVDANYIWYYFAVIGLLAAVALFIYEKIVSKSSTKA
- a CDS encoding serine hydrolase, which codes for MKNLFNVFLILSLVCFSPLQSQKKSPDLKSLDRYIEKALKDWDVPGLAIAIVKDDSVVFAKGYGVKTIGRNEPVDTHTLFAIASLSKAFTSASLGMLVEEGKLKWNDKVTNFVPYFQLYDPYATREMTVRDLLCHRSGLVTFGGDLIWYGTNYSRKEVIERIRFLKPKYSFRSAYGYQNIMFITAGEVLLNITGKTWDEFVKERIFNPLGMNETNTSVTSSFTNIATPHTEYNGKLITIPYRNVDNCGSAAAINSNVSDLSKWMKMWLSSDSGKSLISSPTKHEIWTPHTIIPVSEASMKNIPSRHFSSAALGWFAFDYQGKKILDHGGGMDGMISKICLVPEDNIGFVILTNSISGLSSALQYKILDLYLGGKDRDWCGERLKIVKEYKTKQLAADMKKQDERAKNTKPSLPLEQYTGLYGGPMYGNVKVDLENGNLLARFLPTASFVGDMRHWHYNTFEIELRDPNLPKGMVNFILDADGKVTEMKVDIPNPDFDFTELELKRLPGSK
- a CDS encoding sterol desaturase family protein, producing the protein MDAYISLFFQSFVDYWNYLSDAVTQPELHNFFYALIGISLFFYSLELLMPWRKNQPKIRKDFWLDGFYMFFNFFIFSLIGYYAVSNVFSKAFNDFLSLFGIHNLVAIQIQSFPVWGQWLTLFLLRDFIHWNIHRLLHRSSFLWEFHKVHHSVEQMGFAAHLRYHWMETVVYRTLEYIPLGMIGFGIQDFYIVHIFAISVGHFNHSNISIPLGPLKYIFNNPQMHIWHHAKTIPDPNGVNFGLTLSIWDYLFKTSWIPKDGRDEALGFDNVESFPSTFIKQELYPFVK